A DNA window from Rossellomorea marisflavi contains the following coding sequences:
- a CDS encoding D-alanyl-D-alanine carboxypeptidase family protein gives MMVLMLAMGLVQKPASAAQDDLDVKAKAAILVEASTGKILYEKNADNAQGIASMTKMMTEYLLLEAIQDGKVKWDQTYEVPMNISKMSHNTGLSNVSLEVGRSYTVKELYEAMAIYSANAATMGIAETIAGSEAKFVEMMNAKAKELGLEHYKFVNSTGLNNADLSQYFDSIVGEPDEENVMSAKDMATLAYRLLKDHPEILETSSIPKKVFDKGGDPTNMSNWNWMLPGLIREYEGMDGLKTGTTDFAGANFTGTAERDGIRFISVVMDVNVPSGENSYDARFNETRKLLDYAFNNYTLEEVYPANYEIKGHKTMPVVKGKEKDVKIHTKDPLQMVLKSDADKKFNPQFEVDKKKLNEDGKLQAPVKKGETIGYVTVKSDDGLGYLTDKGGSSKAAVVTADGVEKANWFILSMRAVGGFFSDIWGSVTSTVKGWF, from the coding sequence ATGATGGTATTAATGTTGGCGATGGGCCTTGTCCAAAAGCCTGCCAGTGCAGCCCAGGACGATCTGGATGTTAAAGCGAAGGCGGCAATCCTGGTAGAAGCGAGTACGGGCAAAATTCTCTATGAAAAGAACGCAGACAATGCACAAGGCATTGCAAGTATGACAAAAATGATGACAGAATATCTGTTGCTAGAAGCTATTCAAGACGGAAAAGTAAAATGGGATCAAACATACGAAGTGCCAATGAACATTTCTAAAATGTCCCATAATACGGGGCTTAGCAATGTTTCCCTCGAAGTGGGCAGAAGCTACACGGTGAAAGAACTCTATGAAGCCATGGCGATTTATTCAGCCAATGCGGCTACCATGGGGATCGCGGAAACCATTGCAGGATCAGAAGCGAAATTTGTCGAAATGATGAATGCAAAAGCCAAAGAATTGGGCTTGGAACATTATAAATTTGTAAACTCTACAGGTCTCAATAATGCGGACCTATCTCAATATTTTGATTCAATTGTCGGAGAGCCAGATGAAGAAAATGTCATGTCGGCAAAAGATATGGCCACTCTTGCCTATCGTCTCCTGAAGGATCATCCTGAAATACTTGAAACATCAAGTATTCCAAAGAAAGTGTTCGATAAGGGCGGAGATCCTACGAATATGTCTAACTGGAACTGGATGCTTCCGGGACTTATTCGTGAATACGAAGGAATGGACGGGCTAAAGACCGGTACAACGGATTTCGCAGGAGCCAACTTCACAGGAACGGCTGAGCGCGACGGCATCCGATTCATCTCGGTTGTGATGGACGTCAATGTTCCTTCAGGTGAAAATTCCTATGACGCACGCTTCAACGAAACACGTAAACTGCTCGATTACGCCTTCAACAACTATACATTGGAAGAAGTCTACCCTGCCAATTATGAAATTAAGGGCCACAAGACGATGCCAGTAGTAAAAGGAAAAGAGAAGGACGTTAAGATCCACACGAAAGACCCGCTTCAAATGGTACTGAAGAGCGATGCGGATAAGAAATTCAATCCTCAGTTTGAAGTGGATAAGAAAAAATTGAATGAAGACGGTAAACTGCAAGCCCCTGTTAAAAAAGGAGAAACCATCGGCTATGTCACAGTGAAATCTGATGACGGTCTCGGGTATCTCACAGACAAGGGCGGCAGTTCAAAAGCAGCTGTTGTAACGGCAGATGGCGTAGAAAAAGCAAACTGGTTCATCCTCTCCATGAGAGCAGTTGGCGGCTTCTTCAGCGACATCTGGGGCTCCGTGACTTCTACGGTCAAGGGCTGGTTCTGA
- the pdxS gene encoding pyridoxal 5'-phosphate synthase lyase subunit PdxS produces MRTGTDRVKRGMAEMQKGGVIMDVVNAEQAKIAEEAGAVAVMALERVPADIRAAGGVARMADPRIVEEVMGAVSIPVMAKARIGHIVEAKVLESMGVDYIDESEVLTPADEEYHLNKRDYTVPFVCGCRDLGEAARRIGEGASMLRTKGEPGTGNIVEAVRHIRKVNAQVRKLVSMNEDEIMTEAKLLGAPFELLLEIKENGRLPVVNFAAGGVATPADAALMMELGADGVFVGSGIFKSENPEKFAKAIVEATTHYQDYKLIADLSKELGVAMKGVEIASILPENRMQDRGW; encoded by the coding sequence ATGAGAACTGGTACAGATCGAGTTAAGCGAGGAATGGCAGAAATGCAAAAAGGCGGCGTCATCATGGACGTTGTCAATGCAGAACAAGCGAAGATTGCAGAAGAGGCCGGAGCCGTTGCCGTCATGGCATTGGAGCGAGTGCCTGCAGATATCCGTGCAGCCGGCGGAGTTGCCCGTATGGCTGACCCGCGCATCGTAGAAGAAGTCATGGGGGCGGTTTCGATCCCGGTCATGGCAAAAGCGCGTATCGGTCACATCGTAGAAGCGAAAGTATTGGAATCAATGGGCGTCGATTACATCGATGAGAGTGAAGTACTGACACCGGCTGATGAAGAATACCATTTGAATAAGCGTGATTACACGGTTCCATTCGTATGTGGTTGCCGTGATCTTGGAGAAGCAGCACGACGCATCGGCGAAGGAGCATCCATGCTTCGTACAAAGGGCGAGCCGGGAACGGGTAACATCGTCGAAGCCGTCCGCCATATCCGTAAAGTGAATGCGCAGGTACGCAAGCTTGTCTCCATGAATGAAGATGAAATCATGACGGAAGCTAAACTCCTTGGCGCACCGTTCGAACTACTGCTTGAGATCAAAGAGAACGGCCGTCTTCCAGTGGTGAACTTCGCAGCAGGCGGTGTGGCGACTCCAGCCGATGCAGCCCTTATGATGGAACTTGGAGCAGACGGAGTATTCGTTGGTTCAGGTATCTTCAAGTCCGAGAACCCTGAGAAATTCGCCAAAGCAATCGTGGAAGCGACGACTCACTACCAGGACTACAAGCTGATCGCCGATCTTTCGAAAGAGCTTGGAGTTGCCATGAAAGGCGTCGAAATTGCATCGATCCTTCCAGAAAACCGCATGCAGGACCGCGGGTGGTAA
- the pdxT gene encoding pyridoxal 5'-phosphate synthase glutaminase subunit PdxT, which translates to MTKIGVLGLQGAVREHIRSIEASGAEALVIKRVEQLGEVDGLIMPGGESTTMRRLIDRYGFMEPLREFASAGKPMFGTCAGLILLAKQLVGYDEPHLGVMDVTVERNSFGRQKESFEADLTITHVGEAFNAVFIRAPHIVEAGKEVEILAEHDGRIVLARHGQFLGCSFHPELTDDHRLTQYFVKMVEESLEKSLA; encoded by the coding sequence ATGACGAAGATAGGTGTACTCGGCCTTCAGGGGGCAGTAAGGGAACACATCCGGTCGATTGAAGCATCGGGTGCTGAGGCCCTGGTCATCAAAAGAGTAGAGCAGCTTGGGGAAGTGGACGGGCTCATCATGCCTGGAGGAGAAAGTACGACGATGAGGAGACTCATCGACCGCTACGGCTTCATGGAGCCGTTAAGGGAATTTGCTTCTGCCGGGAAGCCGATGTTCGGAACGTGTGCGGGCCTGATCCTGCTGGCGAAGCAGCTTGTGGGATACGATGAGCCCCATCTTGGCGTCATGGATGTCACGGTGGAGCGAAATTCCTTCGGCCGGCAGAAGGAAAGCTTCGAAGCTGACCTGACGATCACCCATGTGGGGGAAGCGTTCAATGCGGTCTTCATCAGGGCACCCCATATCGTCGAGGCTGGGAAAGAAGTGGAGATCCTGGCAGAGCATGATGGGCGGATCGTCCTTGCCCGCCACGGCCAGTTCCTGGGATGTTCATTCCACCCGGAACTGACCGATGACCATCGTCTCACACAGTATTTCGTGAAGATGGTAGAAGAAAGTCTTGAAAAGTCATTGGCATAA
- the serS gene encoding serine--tRNA ligase codes for MLDIKYLRNNLEDVKARLQHRGEDLEDFGKFEELDKRRRELLVETEDLKSKRNDVSQQIAKLKKEKQDAQDLIVEMREVGAQVKTLDDELRGVEEELDRILMAIPNIPHESVPVGETEDDNVEARKWGEIREFNFEAKPHWDVATGLDILDFERAAKVTGSRFVFYKGMGARLERALINFMMDLHMDEHGYTEMLPPYLVNRASMTGTGQLPKFEEDAFRIESEDYFLVPTAEVPVTNYHRDEIIKGDDLPLSYVAYSANFRSEAGSAGRDTRGLIRQHQFNKVELVRFVKPEDSYDELEKLTGHAEKVLQLLGLPYRVLSMCTADLGFTAAKKYDLEVWIPSYGTYREISSCSNFEGFQARRANIRFRRETNAKPEHLHTLNGSGLAIGRTVAAILENYQQEDGTVIVPEVLRPYMGGLEVIKG; via the coding sequence ATGTTGGACATTAAGTACTTGAGAAACAATCTGGAAGATGTAAAAGCGCGTCTTCAACACAGGGGAGAAGACCTAGAAGACTTCGGTAAATTCGAAGAGCTTGATAAGCGCAGAAGGGAACTCCTTGTTGAAACCGAAGACCTGAAGAGCAAGAGGAACGACGTTTCCCAACAAATCGCGAAATTGAAAAAAGAAAAGCAGGATGCACAGGACCTCATCGTGGAAATGCGTGAAGTCGGTGCACAGGTCAAGACGCTCGATGATGAATTAAGAGGTGTGGAGGAAGAGCTTGACCGCATCCTTATGGCGATCCCGAATATACCTCATGAGTCTGTGCCGGTGGGAGAAACGGAAGATGACAACGTAGAAGCACGAAAATGGGGAGAGATCAGAGAGTTCAATTTTGAAGCGAAGCCTCACTGGGATGTCGCAACTGGGCTTGATATCCTTGACTTTGAACGGGCTGCCAAAGTAACCGGAAGCCGCTTTGTTTTCTACAAGGGTATGGGTGCGCGTCTCGAACGTGCGTTGATCAACTTCATGATGGACCTTCACATGGATGAGCATGGCTACACGGAAATGCTTCCGCCATACCTCGTGAACCGTGCCAGCATGACGGGTACCGGTCAGCTTCCTAAATTCGAAGAGGATGCATTCCGCATCGAAAGTGAAGATTACTTCCTCGTACCGACGGCTGAGGTTCCCGTGACGAACTACCACCGTGATGAAATCATCAAAGGGGACGATCTTCCACTGAGCTATGTGGCATACAGCGCCAACTTCCGTTCTGAAGCAGGTTCTGCCGGACGCGACACGCGTGGGCTGATCCGCCAGCATCAGTTCAACAAAGTCGAGCTGGTCCGTTTCGTCAAACCAGAGGATTCTTATGATGAGCTCGAGAAACTGACAGGTCATGCAGAGAAGGTGCTTCAGCTCCTAGGTCTTCCTTACCGCGTGCTCTCTATGTGTACAGCGGATCTGGGCTTCACGGCAGCGAAGAAATACGATCTTGAAGTATGGATCCCAAGCTATGGCACGTACCGTGAAATCTCTTCTTGCAGTAACTTTGAAGGATTCCAGGCACGCCGTGCAAACATCCGCTTCAGAAGGGAAACGAATGCGAAGCCTGAACATCTTCACACGCTGAACGGTTCTGGACTTGCCATCGGACGTACCGTGGCGGCGATCCTTGAGAACTATCAGCAGGAAGATGGTACGGTCATCGTTCCTGAAGTGCTTCGTCCATATATGGGCGGCCTAGAAGTCATCAAAGGATAA
- a CDS encoding DUF1648 domain-containing protein — protein sequence MAGNRPKLSIPKTTREKLWDLVGAGSYAGMIGLLVITWTSLPDRVPAHYNLTEITRWGSKYELLILPAIGLMLGLSFHVLEKFPEVHNYPERLNESNARAFYLNSRQMLNVMKNTCVLVFALLAFETIAIAMGWVKGMFEWFLPVVLIGMMAPIVEAILKRRKIT from the coding sequence ATGGCTGGAAATCGACCGAAACTTTCAATACCGAAGACAACCAGGGAGAAACTTTGGGATCTGGTGGGTGCCGGCAGTTATGCGGGGATGATCGGTTTGCTCGTCATAACCTGGACGTCGCTTCCTGACCGGGTACCGGCCCACTATAATCTGACGGAAATCACACGTTGGGGATCAAAGTATGAGCTGCTCATCCTCCCGGCGATCGGACTCATGCTGGGATTATCCTTTCACGTGTTGGAGAAGTTCCCGGAGGTTCATAATTACCCGGAAAGGCTGAATGAATCCAATGCAAGGGCGTTCTACCTGAATAGCCGGCAGATGCTGAATGTGATGAAGAATACTTGTGTGCTGGTATTTGCACTGTTGGCATTCGAGACCATTGCGATTGCCATGGGCTGGGTAAAGGGGATGTTCGAATGGTTCCTGCCCGTCGTATTGATCGGGATGATGGCCCCGATTGTGGAAGCCATACTGAAGCGGAGGAAGATCACATGA
- a CDS encoding DinB family protein: MNQSLYSQFQLTRAQLLNEIKDLKADVIDVQPEGLNNTIHWHIGHVLTVTEQFMFGFDSLGNVLPARYAELFGYGSKPADWSGDVPSVEELSSQLQDQLVRINELSDEHLAQPLEQPFHGLKTFGELAHLSLSHESQHLGQMHAIKLLAERTIVNG, translated from the coding sequence ATGAATCAATCCCTATACAGTCAGTTCCAGCTGACAAGAGCCCAGCTCCTCAATGAAATCAAAGACCTGAAGGCAGACGTCATCGACGTGCAGCCGGAAGGATTGAACAATACGATCCACTGGCATATCGGACATGTCCTTACTGTCACTGAACAGTTCATGTTCGGTTTTGACAGCCTAGGAAACGTCCTTCCTGCACGCTATGCCGAACTATTCGGCTACGGCTCGAAGCCGGCAGACTGGAGCGGTGATGTCCCTTCAGTCGAAGAACTTTCTTCTCAGCTCCAAGACCAGCTCGTGCGCATCAATGAACTATCCGACGAGCATCTCGCACAGCCCCTTGAACAGCCGTTCCACGGTCTCAAGACATTCGGCGAACTTGCCCACCTCTCCCTCAGCCATGAAAGTCAGCATCTCGGACAGATGCACGCCATCAAGCTGTTGGCAGAACGCACCATTGTCAACGGATAA
- a CDS encoding deoxynucleoside kinase: MNLRTKYGIPNNAVITIAGTVGVGKSTMTNGLAEALGFRTSFEKVDTNPYLDKFYKDFKSWSFHLQVYFLAERFKEQKRIFEYGGGFIQDRSIYEDTGIFAKMHHEKGTMSDTDYETYTSLFDAMVMTPYFPHPDLLIYLEGSLGHIIDRIRERGRPMEQETPVEYWEEMHERYENWINNFNACPVLRLDIREYDLVKDAGSIEPIIERIAYFIEQTRMLKN; encoded by the coding sequence ATGAATCTTCGAACTAAATATGGCATACCGAACAATGCCGTCATCACAATCGCAGGAACCGTCGGGGTCGGAAAATCCACGATGACCAACGGACTGGCGGAAGCATTGGGGTTCAGGACGTCATTTGAAAAAGTCGACACGAATCCTTATCTGGACAAGTTCTATAAAGATTTCAAGAGCTGGAGCTTCCACCTTCAAGTGTACTTCCTTGCCGAACGCTTCAAGGAGCAAAAGAGGATCTTCGAATACGGGGGCGGCTTCATCCAGGACCGCTCCATCTATGAAGACACGGGCATTTTCGCGAAAATGCATCATGAAAAAGGCACGATGAGCGATACCGACTATGAAACGTACACAAGTCTCTTCGACGCCATGGTCATGACGCCTTACTTCCCGCATCCTGATCTTCTCATCTACCTGGAGGGATCCCTCGGTCATATCATCGACCGGATCCGAGAGCGCGGTCGTCCGATGGAGCAGGAAACGCCGGTCGAATACTGGGAAGAGATGCACGAACGCTATGAAAACTGGATCAACAACTTCAACGCCTGTCCGGTCCTGCGCCTTGACATCAGGGAATATGATCTTGTGAAGGATGCCGGTTCCATTGAACCGATCATCGAACGCATCGCCTACTTCATCGAACAGACACGGATGTTGAAGAACTGA
- a CDS encoding deoxynucleoside kinase produces MGPIPFITVEGPIGVGKTSLAKAISEHFQFHLLREIVDENPFLDKFYDDIEEWSFQTEMFFLCNRYKQLEDIEKHYLSQEKSVVADYHILKNIVFAKRTLKDAQQFDKYLKIYDILTADMPRPNVIIYLNAGLDTLLSRIEKRGRDFEKKISPLYLKQLSLDYDEYMEAFEEKHPDIPVLRFNGDEIDFVQRQDDLELILKQLETTLKEGVHHHESSN; encoded by the coding sequence ATGGGGCCGATTCCGTTCATAACCGTCGAAGGTCCGATTGGTGTAGGAAAGACCTCTCTTGCCAAGGCGATATCCGAGCATTTTCAATTCCATCTGCTCCGGGAGATCGTCGACGAAAATCCATTCCTGGACAAGTTTTATGATGATATCGAGGAGTGGAGCTTTCAAACGGAGATGTTTTTCTTATGCAATCGATATAAACAGCTTGAAGATATCGAAAAGCATTACCTGTCACAGGAGAAATCCGTTGTGGCCGATTACCATATCCTGAAGAATATTGTGTTTGCGAAGCGTACATTGAAGGACGCGCAGCAATTTGATAAGTACTTAAAGATCTATGACATCCTGACGGCAGATATGCCGAGACCGAATGTGATCATTTACTTGAACGCCGGTCTCGATACACTACTCAGCAGGATCGAGAAACGCGGACGGGACTTCGAGAAGAAGATCAGCCCGCTCTACTTGAAACAGCTGTCACTGGATTATGATGAATATATGGAAGCATTCGAGGAAAAGCATCCCGATATCCCTGTCCTTCGCTTTAACGGCGATGAGATCGATTTCGTCCAGCGGCAGGATGACTTGGAGCTTATCCTGAAGCAGCTTGAGACGACACTTAAAGAAGGAGTCCACCACCATGAATCTTCGAACTAA
- the tadA gene encoding tRNA adenosine(34) deaminase TadA, which yields MTRDERFMIEALKEAEKAAAIQEVPIGAVVVLGDEIIGRGHNLRETTQNAVTHAEMLAIQEACEHMGTWRLEGAELYVTLEPCPMCSGAIILSRVEKVIYGAKDPKAGCAGTLMNLLDDERFNHQCVVVPGVMEKECGGMLSAFFRDLRARKKAEKKFK from the coding sequence ATGACAAGAGACGAACGGTTTATGATAGAAGCCCTCAAAGAAGCGGAAAAAGCGGCTGCGATCCAAGAGGTGCCCATCGGTGCGGTGGTGGTCCTTGGAGACGAGATCATCGGGAGGGGCCATAATCTGCGGGAGACGACACAGAACGCCGTCACACATGCAGAAATGCTCGCCATCCAGGAAGCGTGCGAGCATATGGGGACATGGAGGTTGGAAGGAGCGGAGCTTTATGTGACATTGGAGCCCTGTCCGATGTGTTCGGGAGCCATCATCCTCTCCAGGGTGGAAAAGGTGATCTATGGAGCGAAGGATCCGAAGGCGGGCTGTGCCGGAACCCTCATGAACCTGCTCGATGACGAACGGTTCAATCATCAATGTGTGGTGGTGCCGGGTGTGATGGAAAAGGAGTGCGGAGGAATGCTTTCTGCTTTCTTCAGGGATTTAAGGGCAAGGAAGAAAGCGGAGAAGAAATTCAAATAA